One stretch of Rhodoflexus caldus DNA includes these proteins:
- a CDS encoding YidH family protein, with protein sequence MPKDSREYLANERTFLAWVRTGIAIMAFGFVVVKFSLFLRQLSIITQQEMLIHKGYSSVIGAFILIGGAAVIPIAYFRFKQVNKQLSEGSYDEKHFMPTLLTVLLSIVSASLLVYIIITSI encoded by the coding sequence ATGCCAAAGGATTCCAGAGAATATTTAGCCAACGAAAGAACTTTTTTAGCTTGGGTCAGAACAGGTATTGCCATTATGGCTTTCGGGTTTGTGGTTGTTAAGTTTTCGCTTTTCCTTCGCCAACTTTCCATTATTACCCAGCAGGAAATGCTTATTCACAAAGGCTATTCGTCGGTAATCGGGGCTTTTATCTTGATTGGCGGGGCTGCCGTGATACCTATTGCTTACTTTCGTTTCAAACAGGTAAACAAGCAACTTTCCGAAGGAAGCTATGATGAAAAACACTTCATGCCCACCTTGCTAACCGTCTTATTATCAATAGTTTCCGCCTCACTTTTAGTGTATATCATCATAACTTCCATTTGA
- a CDS encoding PepSY-like domain-containing protein, which yields MKKVAMLLVAVLMSTLTYAQKMEERNIPQAVKTAFQKAFPDAKEVKWEKENSFFEANFEVNETDYSVIFDANGNIMETEVEIEPHQLPQNIAHYLAQHYKGQKIKEAAKITDAKGVVTYEAEIKDKDLIFDEKGNFIKEIKK from the coding sequence ATGAAAAAAGTCGCAATGTTATTGGTGGCTGTACTGATGAGCACACTCACCTATGCCCAAAAAATGGAAGAACGCAACATTCCACAAGCTGTCAAAACTGCTTTTCAAAAGGCTTTCCCCGATGCCAAAGAGGTAAAATGGGAAAAAGAAAATAGTTTTTTTGAGGCCAATTTTGAAGTGAACGAAACCGACTATTCGGTAATATTTGATGCCAACGGCAACATCATGGAAACCGAAGTAGAAATTGAACCGCATCAGTTGCCCCAAAATATTGCCCACTATTTGGCGCAACACTACAAAGGGCAAAAAATAAAAGAAGCCGCCAAAATCACTGATGCCAAAGGTGTAGTTACCTACGAAGCAGAAATCAAAGACAAAGATTTGATTTTTGACGAAAAGGGCAATTTTATTAAGGAAATTAAAAAGTAA
- the rpsA gene encoding 30S ribosomal protein S1 codes for MSKDQLTEFDWDSFSSNKLGGGYSKAEKSRLEELYAGTLSEVKQNEVVRGTVVSITDRDVVLNIGFKSDGLVPLSEFRDVTDLKVGDTIDVYVENPEDTNGQLILSRKKAKIVKAWENIENALQNDSVIEGLVKRRTKGGLIVDIFGVEAFLPGSQIDVKPIRDFDIYVGKKMEVKVVKINYANDNVVVSHKVLIEKDLESQRAEILNNLEKGQVLEGVIKNMTNFGVFIDLGGVDGLLHITDISWGRINHPEEVLSLDQKVNVVVLDFDEDKKRISLGMKQLIPHPWDSLPAEIQVGSRVKGKIVNVADYGAFLEIMPGVEGLIHVSEMSWSQHLRNPQDFIKIGDELEAVVLTLDREERKMSLGVKQLTEDPWTKADITTKYAVGTRHTGTVRNLTNFGLFLELEEGIDGLVHVSDLSWTKKVKHPSEFIKVGEKLDVQVLELDVEQRRLALGHKQLEENPWDTFETIFVPGSVHRCTIISKNDKNAVLELPYGLEGICTLKNLVKEDGSKGEVGESLDFKVLEFSKDEKRIVLSHTASYKDTKEDAKPAKKSKKEGEGEYVAKQEDSGRATLGDLEALSQLKEDMARNEEKK; via the coding sequence ATGAGCAAAGACCAATTAACTGAATTTGACTGGGACAGCTTTTCGTCCAACAAATTAGGCGGCGGTTACTCTAAAGCCGAAAAAAGCCGTCTGGAAGAACTGTATGCAGGCACACTGTCAGAAGTAAAACAAAATGAAGTGGTTCGCGGCACAGTAGTAAGCATCACCGACCGTGATGTGGTATTAAACATCGGTTTCAAATCAGACGGCTTAGTGCCTCTGTCCGAATTCCGCGATGTAACAGACCTGAAAGTTGGCGACACCATTGACGTGTACGTGGAAAACCCCGAAGACACTAACGGCCAACTGATTCTTTCCCGTAAAAAAGCCAAAATTGTTAAGGCTTGGGAAAACATTGAAAATGCCTTGCAAAATGATTCAGTTATTGAAGGCCTCGTTAAGCGCCGCACCAAAGGCGGCCTGATTGTGGATATCTTCGGCGTGGAAGCATTCTTGCCGGGTTCACAAATTGATGTGAAGCCTATCCGCGACTTTGATATCTACGTAGGCAAGAAAATGGAGGTTAAAGTGGTGAAAATCAACTACGCAAACGACAACGTAGTAGTTTCTCACAAAGTCCTCATTGAAAAAGACCTCGAATCACAACGCGCTGAAATCCTCAACAACCTTGAAAAAGGACAAGTGCTTGAGGGCGTTATCAAGAACATGACCAACTTCGGCGTATTTATTGACTTGGGCGGCGTTGACGGCTTGTTGCACATTACCGACATCTCATGGGGCCGTATTAACCATCCGGAGGAAGTACTCAGCTTAGACCAGAAAGTAAACGTAGTAGTTCTTGACTTTGACGAAGACAAGAAGCGCATCTCTCTGGGTATGAAGCAATTGATTCCTCATCCTTGGGATAGCCTGCCTGCCGAAATTCAAGTTGGTTCTCGCGTGAAAGGCAAAATCGTTAATGTAGCTGACTACGGCGCATTCCTCGAGATTATGCCGGGCGTAGAAGGTTTGATTCACGTTTCCGAAATGTCATGGTCGCAGCACCTGCGCAATCCTCAGGATTTCATCAAAATTGGTGATGAATTGGAGGCTGTTGTATTGACACTTGACCGCGAAGAACGCAAAATGTCTCTGGGTGTAAAACAACTGACCGAAGACCCATGGACTAAAGCCGATATTACTACCAAATATGCTGTAGGTACACGCCACACAGGTACTGTGCGCAACCTGACCAACTTCGGCTTGTTCCTCGAGCTGGAAGAAGGCATTGACGGTCTGGTACACGTTTCCGACCTTTCATGGACTAAGAAAGTGAAGCACCCTTCAGAGTTCATTAAAGTAGGCGAGAAATTAGACGTACAAGTGCTGGAACTGGATGTTGAGCAACGTCGTTTGGCATTAGGCCATAAACAACTGGAAGAAAACCCTTGGGACACATTTGAAACCATCTTCGTTCCGGGTTCCGTTCACCGTTGCACCATCATCAGCAAAAACGACAAGAACGCCGTACTGGAACTGCCTTATGGCTTAGAAGGTATCTGCACGCTGAAAAACCTTGTGAAAGAGGACGGCAGCAAAGGCGAAGTAGGCGAAAGCCTCGACTTCAAAGTGCTGGAATTCTCTAAAGATGAAAAGCGCATCGTATTGTCTCACACAGCTTCTTACAAAGACACCAAGGAAGATGCAAAACCTGCCAAGAAGTCTAAGAAAGAAGGTGAAGGCGAATACGTTGCCAAGCAGGAAGATTCAGGCCGCGCTACTCTGGGCGACTTGGAAGCTCTTTCTCAATTGAAAGAAGATATGGCGCGCAACGAAGAGAAAAAATAA
- the eno gene encoding phosphopyruvate hydratase has product MSVIENVVARQILDSRGNPTVEVDVFTSDGHMGRAAVPSGASTGTHEAVELRDGDKNTYLGKGVLKAVANVNETIADELYGLSVFEQNLIDKILIDLDGTPNKSRLGANAILGVSLAVAKAAAKSARLPLYRYVGGVSANTLPVPLMNILNGGAHADNGIDFQEFMIMPLKFETFSRALQAGTEVFHHLKNVLKGKGYSTNVGDEGGFAPNIKSNVEAIEVVLQAIEKAGYRPGEDIMIAIDAASSEFYDAEKGIYHFKKSTGEQLTSAQMAEYWNDWIKKYPIRSIEDGMAEDDWNGWKMHTELSGKNCQLVGDDLFVTNVTRLQEGIDKGIGNSILIKVNQIGSLTETIAAVNLAKRNSYTSIMSHRSGETEDSTIADLAVALNTGQIKTGSASRSDRMAKYNQLLRIEEELAENGFFPGLKF; this is encoded by the coding sequence ATGTCAGTTATTGAAAATGTTGTAGCCCGCCAGATTCTCGACTCGCGCGGCAATCCTACCGTAGAAGTAGATGTATTCACCAGCGATGGCCATATGGGGCGTGCTGCTGTCCCCTCAGGTGCTTCTACCGGCACGCATGAGGCCGTAGAACTTCGCGATGGCGACAAAAACACTTACCTCGGCAAGGGTGTACTGAAAGCAGTAGCCAACGTTAATGAAACCATTGCCGACGAACTCTACGGTTTGTCTGTTTTTGAACAAAACCTGATTGATAAAATTCTAATAGATTTGGACGGCACACCCAACAAATCTCGCTTGGGAGCAAATGCGATTTTGGGTGTATCGCTGGCCGTTGCCAAAGCCGCTGCCAAGTCGGCACGCCTGCCGCTCTATCGCTATGTGGGCGGCGTAAGCGCCAACACCTTGCCCGTACCGCTGATGAACATTCTGAACGGCGGTGCACATGCCGATAATGGCATTGACTTTCAGGAGTTTATGATTATGCCGCTAAAGTTTGAAACTTTCTCGCGCGCTTTGCAGGCAGGTACGGAAGTTTTCCACCACCTGAAAAACGTATTGAAAGGCAAGGGCTACTCAACCAACGTAGGTGATGAAGGCGGCTTTGCACCTAACATCAAGTCTAACGTAGAAGCTATTGAAGTGGTATTGCAGGCAATTGAAAAAGCAGGCTACCGCCCAGGTGAAGACATCATGATTGCCATTGATGCGGCTTCTTCTGAATTCTACGATGCAGAAAAAGGCATCTACCATTTCAAAAAATCAACAGGCGAGCAATTGACCAGCGCACAAATGGCCGAGTATTGGAACGATTGGATTAAAAAATATCCTATCCGTTCTATTGAAGACGGCATGGCAGAAGACGACTGGAACGGCTGGAAAATGCATACCGAGCTTTCAGGTAAAAACTGCCAATTAGTAGGCGATGACCTGTTTGTAACCAACGTAACCCGCCTGCAAGAAGGCATTGACAAAGGTATTGGCAACTCTATCCTTATCAAGGTAAATCAGATTGGCTCGCTGACAGAAACTATTGCTGCGGTAAACCTTGCCAAGCGCAACAGTTACACCAGCATTATGTCGCACCGTTCGGGCGAAACAGAAGACAGCACCATTGCCGATTTGGCCGTAGCACTGAATACAGGTCAAATTAAAACAGGTTCTGCCTCACGCTCCGACCGTATGGCCAAATACAACCAACTGCTGCGCATAGAGGAAGAACTCGCCGAAAACGGATTCTTCCCGGGCTTGAAGTTCTAA
- a CDS encoding thioredoxin family protein, with product MINYRHYFETGVTYDSYLQQAETDAQKEPKTGYLPYVPLNLQRMKRIGKQVQLNSDTEAVLHRLDKSLHWLVISENWCGDAAQSLPVLAAIEKASQGKINMRIAYRDSNPELMDAHLTNGSRSIPVLIQLDEHFGLMGTWGPRPAVAQKQVREWIAAGTPFTEYAEKLHKWYADDKQQSIQAEIVALLQQSLIG from the coding sequence ATGATTAACTACCGGCATTATTTTGAAACAGGAGTTACCTATGACTCCTACTTGCAACAAGCGGAAACAGATGCGCAAAAAGAACCGAAAACAGGCTATCTGCCCTACGTCCCTCTGAATTTGCAGCGCATGAAACGGATTGGCAAACAGGTGCAACTCAACAGTGATACAGAGGCTGTACTCCATCGCTTAGACAAGTCTCTACACTGGTTGGTCATCAGTGAAAACTGGTGTGGCGATGCAGCGCAGTCATTGCCTGTGCTTGCTGCCATTGAAAAGGCTTCGCAAGGTAAAATAAATATGCGCATTGCTTACCGCGACAGCAACCCCGAACTGATGGATGCGCACTTAACCAACGGCAGCCGCTCTATCCCTGTACTGATTCAGTTAGACGAGCATTTCGGCCTCATGGGAACATGGGGGCCGCGCCCGGCAGTGGCACAAAAACAGGTAAGAGAATGGATTGCGGCCGGTACGCCTTTTACGGAATACGCCGAGAAACTGCATAAATGGTACGCAGACGACAAACAGCAGTCAATTCAGGCAGAAATAGTGGCATTGCTGCAACAATCTCTGATTGGGTAA
- a CDS encoding TonB-dependent receptor domain-containing protein encodes MKHLFLILSFLAMQTAFAQNKTTLSGNLKDKATKDPLPFVNVVLKNAKDSVFVTGTVSNENGLFSLKDLKQGEYVLEVSYIGYNTFQKAVFVGKLNDYLDIGTIELAESTETLQEIVVEGKRDAVLETLDKKTFKMDENLSQGGGSVLQAMKNLPSLTVSQDGKVALRGSDKVTVLIDGKQTALTGFGNQAGLDNIPASAIERIEVINNPSAKNDANGSAGIINIIFKKNQQEGLNGKVGLISGVGALWQKQANLPTIRPQYQDNYKLNPSLTLNYRKKKVNLFFQGDLVSQKVLNKNEFFQRIYDDGSVIEQQFLENRTQTIATVKTGLDWNIDDNNTFTFSALYNRESHIDLGDLPYFNQNLTERKRLWQYHEKEINTALNTSLIYEHKFKQAGHKLTTNFNYTFHRENEKFSFDNYLPTSQSNDATHLIADENVSDLNIDYIKPLKSGRMELGSKLRWRYIPTNMIFIPGQNSVLDLGAQGWANYNEYIGALYGNYVYESKFWEVEAGLRMESIKVNYEVTPTHNTYKSNGYNYLQPFPNLRIAYLVNDNSRISMFYNRRVDRPDEQDLRIFPKYDDPEILKTGNPNLRPQFTQTVELGYKNSWKSGYIYAAAYMRFIDNILTRIVTAPTGSTFINSISQNAGTGRNEGIELVLNQEITKWFSVNVNLNGYQNTISAFSIDNVYPFNVSFQAEQQQIYSGNMKINSIFKLPQNWDIQVSSIYLAPDIIPQGRIESRYSLDLGLKKAIQNGKGELFANASDILNTMRIQKVVTSTGFTLKSRDLYETQIIRVGYARKF; translated from the coding sequence ATGAAACACTTATTTCTTATTCTCTCGTTTTTGGCAATGCAGACGGCATTTGCTCAAAACAAAACCACCCTTTCGGGCAACCTCAAAGACAAAGCCACCAAAGACCCTTTGCCTTTTGTAAATGTAGTATTGAAAAATGCCAAAGATAGCGTTTTCGTAACGGGTACGGTAAGCAACGAAAACGGACTTTTCAGCCTCAAAGACCTCAAACAAGGCGAATATGTCTTGGAAGTGTCATACATTGGCTACAATACTTTCCAGAAAGCTGTTTTTGTAGGCAAACTCAATGACTACTTAGACATAGGCACAATAGAACTTGCCGAAAGTACGGAAACTTTACAGGAAATAGTTGTAGAAGGCAAACGAGATGCGGTGCTTGAAACCTTAGACAAAAAGACCTTCAAAATGGATGAAAACCTTAGTCAAGGCGGCGGTTCGGTTTTACAGGCTATGAAAAATTTGCCAAGTCTTACGGTTTCGCAAGACGGAAAAGTGGCTTTGCGGGGGAGCGACAAGGTTACAGTTTTGATTGACGGCAAGCAAACTGCTCTTACAGGTTTTGGCAATCAGGCAGGTTTGGACAATATCCCTGCATCGGCTATAGAACGAATTGAAGTCATCAATAATCCTTCCGCCAAAAACGATGCCAACGGGAGTGCAGGCATTATCAACATCATTTTCAAGAAGAACCAACAAGAAGGGCTAAACGGAAAAGTGGGCTTAATTTCAGGTGTGGGGGCTTTGTGGCAAAAGCAAGCCAACTTGCCTACTATTCGTCCGCAGTATCAAGACAATTACAAACTCAATCCTTCGCTCACTCTCAATTACAGAAAAAAGAAAGTCAATTTGTTTTTTCAAGGCGACCTTGTTTCGCAAAAAGTCTTGAATAAAAATGAGTTTTTTCAACGGATTTATGATGACGGTAGCGTCATTGAACAACAATTTTTGGAAAACCGCACCCAAACCATTGCGACCGTAAAAACAGGCTTAGATTGGAATATTGACGACAACAACACTTTCACGTTTTCGGCACTTTACAACCGAGAAAGCCATATTGATTTGGGCGATTTGCCCTATTTTAACCAAAACCTAACCGAGAGAAAACGCCTTTGGCAATACCACGAAAAAGAAATAAACACGGCTCTAAACACCTCTTTGATTTACGAGCATAAATTCAAGCAAGCGGGGCATAAACTCACAACTAATTTCAATTACACCTTCCACCGGGAAAACGAAAAGTTCAGTTTTGATAACTACCTGCCTACTTCGCAAAGCAATGATGCCACACACCTCATTGCCGATGAAAACGTAAGTGATTTGAATATTGACTACATCAAGCCTTTGAAAAGTGGCAGAATGGAATTAGGCTCAAAACTGCGTTGGCGTTATATCCCTACTAATATGATTTTTATACCCGGACAAAATTCGGTTTTGGATTTAGGGGCACAAGGTTGGGCAAATTACAACGAATATATTGGGGCATTGTACGGGAACTATGTCTATGAAAGCAAATTTTGGGAAGTGGAAGCAGGTTTGCGAATGGAAAGCATAAAGGTAAATTATGAAGTTACGCCCACGCATAATACCTACAAAAGCAACGGCTACAACTACTTACAACCTTTTCCAAACTTGCGGATAGCTTATTTGGTAAATGACAATAGCCGAATTTCCATGTTCTACAACCGTAGAGTAGATAGACCTGATGAGCAAGATTTGCGTATTTTCCCGAAATATGACGACCCTGAAATTCTGAAAACGGGCAACCCGAACCTTCGCCCACAATTTACCCAAACCGTAGAGTTGGGCTATAAAAACTCTTGGAAAAGTGGCTACATCTATGCAGCGGCGTATATGCGTTTTATTGACAACATCTTAACACGCATTGTTACCGCACCCACAGGAAGCACCTTTATCAATTCCATTTCGCAAAATGCGGGAACGGGGCGAAACGAAGGCATTGAGTTGGTTTTGAACCAAGAAATTACGAAGTGGTTTTCGGTGAATGTGAATTTGAATGGCTATCAAAATACGATTAGTGCGTTCAGCATTGATAATGTGTATCCTTTCAATGTATCGTTCCAAGCAGAACAACAACAAATTTATTCGGGGAATATGAAAATCAACAGCATTTTTAAGTTACCCCAAAATTGGGATATTCAGGTGTCAAGTATTTATTTAGCTCCTGATATTATTCCGCAGGGGAGGATAGAAAGCCGTTATTCTTTAGATTTGGGCTTGAAAAAAGCTATCCAAAACGGCAAAGGCGAACTCTTTGCCAATGCAAGTGACATTTTGAACACGATGCGTATTCAAAAAGTAGTAACAAGTACAGGCTTTACGCTGAAAAGCCGCGATTTGTACGAAACGCAGATTATTAGAGTGGGCTATGCGCGCAAGTTTTAG